The Solanum stenotomum isolate F172 unplaced genomic scaffold, ASM1918654v1 scaffold1503, whole genome shotgun sequence genomic interval NNNNNNNNNNNNNNNNNNNNNNNNNNNNNNNNNNNNNNNNNNNNNNNNNNNNNNNNNNNNNNNNNNNNNNNNNNNNNNNNNNNNNNNNNNNNNNNNNNNNNNNNNNNNNNNNNNNNNNNNNNNNNNNNNNNNNNNNNNNNNNNNNNNNNNNNNNNNNNNNNNNNNNNNNNNNNNNNNNNNNNNNNNNNNNNNNNNNNNNNNNNNNNNNNNNNNNNNNNNNNNNNNNNNNNNNNNNNNNNNNNNNNNNNNNNNNNNNNNNNNNNNNNNNNNNNNNNNNNNNNNNNNNNNNNNNNNNNNNNNNNNNNNNNNNNNNNNNNNNNNNNNNNNNNNNNNNNNNNNNNNNNNNNNNNNNNNNNNNNNNNNNNNNNNNNNNNNNNNNNNNNNNNNNNNNNNNNNNNNNNNNNNNNNNNNNNNNNNNNNNNNNNNNNNNNNNNNNNNNNNNNNNNNNNNNNNNNNNNNNNNNNNNNNNNNNNNNNNNNNNNNNNNNNNNNNNNNNNNNNNNNNNNNNNNNNNNNNNNNNNNNNNNNNNNNNNNNNNNNNNNNNNNNNNNNNNNNNNNNNNNNNNNNNNNNNNNNNNNNNNNNNNNNNNNNNNNNNNNNNNNNNNNNNNNNNNNNNNNNNNNNNNNNNNNNNNNNNNNNNNNNNNNNNNNNNNNNNNNNNNNNNNNNNNNNNNNNNNNNNNNNNNNNNNNNNNNNNNNNNNNNNNNNNNNNNNNNNNNNNNNNNNNNNNNNNNNNNNNNNNNNNNNNNNNNNNNNNNNNNNNNNNNNNNNNNNNNNNNNNNNNNNNNNNNNNNNNNNNNNNNNNNNNNNNNNNNNNNNNNNNNNNNNNNNNNNNNNNNNNNNNNNNNNNNNNNNNNNNNNNNNNNNNNNNNNNNNNNNNNNNNNNNNNNNNNNNNNNNNNNNNNNNNNNNNNNNNNNNNNNNNNNNNNNNNNNNNNNNNNNNNNNNNNNNNNNNNNNNNNNNNNNNNNNNNNNNNNNNNNNNNNNNNNNNNNNNNNNNNNNNNNNNNNNNNNNNNNNNNNNNNNNNNNNNNNNNNNNNNNNNNNNNNNNNNNNNNNNNNNNNNNNNNNNNNNNNNNNNNNNNNNNNNNNNNNNNNNNNNNNNNNNNNNNNNNNNNNNNNNNNNNNNNNNNNNNNNNNNNNNNNNNNNNNNNNNNNNNNNNNNNNNNNNNNNNNNNNNNNNNNNNNNNNNNNNNNNNNNNNNNNNNNNNNNNNNNNNNNNNNNNNNNNNNNNNNNNNNNNNNNNNNNNNNNNNNNNNNNNNNNNNNNNNNNNNNNNNNNNNNNNNNNNNNNNNNNNNNNNNNNNNNNNNNNNNNNNNNNNNNNNNNNNNNNNNNNNNNNNNNNNNNNNNNNNNNNNNNNNNNNNNNNNNNNNNNNNNNNNNNNNNNNNNNNNNNNNNNNNNNNNNNNNNNNNNNNNNNNNNNNNNNNNNNNNNNNNNNNNNNNNNNNNNNNNNNNNNNNNNNNNNNNNNNNNNNNNNNNNNNNNNNNNNNNNNNNNNNNNNNNNNNNNNNNNNNNNNNNNNNNNNNNNNNNNNNNNNNNNNNNNNNNNNNNNNNNNNNNNNNNNNNNNNNNNNNNNNNNNNNNNNNNNNNNNNNNNNNNNNNNNNNNNNNNNNNNNNNNNNNNNNNNNNNNNNNNNNNNNNNNNNNNNNNNNNNNNNNNNNNNNNNNNNNNNNNNNNNNNNNNNNNNNNNNNNNNNNNNNNNNNNNNNNNNNNNNNNNNNNNNNNNNNNNNNNNNNNNNNNNNNNNNNNNNNNNNNNNNNNNNNNNNNNNNNNNNNNNNNNNNNNNNNNNNNNNNNNNNNNNNNNNNNNNNNNNNNNNNNNNNNNAAATGGACACAGGTTCATTCTGGTAGCTATTGATTACTTCACAAAGTGGGTAGAAGCATCTTCATACAAGTCTGTGACAAAGAAGGTGGTGACAGATTTTGTTCGTAATAACATCATTTGTAGATTTGGGATCCCCGAGTCAATTATTACAGATAATGGAGCTAATCTCAATAGTGGTTTGATGCATGAGATATGCGAGAAGTTCAAAATTATTCACCGCAATTCCACTCCTTATCGACCTCAGATGAATGGAGCAGTTGAGGCCGccaacaaaaatatcaaaaggaTATTACGGAAAATGATTGATAACTACAAGCATTGGCATGAGAGTTTGTCATTTGCCCTTCTTGGCTACCGCACCACAATCAGGACTTCGACTGGGGCAACACCTTATCTTTTGGTTTATGGAACAGAAGCAGTATTACCAATGGAAGTTGAAATACCATCTCTGAGgatcatccaagaagctgagTTAAGTGATGCCAAGTGGACGCAAAGCCGGTATGAACAATTGATGCTCATTGATGAAAAAAGAATGAATGCAGTTTGTCATGGGCAACTTTATCAACACAGGATGGTCAAAGCTTTCAACAAGAAAGTAAGATTGAGGCAGTTTGAACCGGGACAATTGGTGTTGAAGCGAATATTCCCGCACCAAGATGAAGCTAAGGGCAAGTTTGCACCTAATTGGCAAGGACCTTATATGGTTCACCGAGTACTGACTGGAGGAGCTTTGATTCTAGCAGAAATGGATGGCAAGATATGGCCAAAAGCTATCAA includes:
- the LOC125850203 gene encoding uncharacterized protein LOC125850203, producing MILEECTKAPTIWDAMPGDALNNWTCNPSPVLRESCKQTNKSVNAKNVTCNETSAQNPNSEQTFAEYEEDMQPGELTKEFEQFENKEKPNLDETETINLGDSAELVRETRISVHLTPSQRKDLIDLLRQYIDVFAWSYDDMPGLSTDIVSHRLPIDPSCPPVKQKPRKIKLDLSLKVKEEVSKFILVAIDYFTKWVEASSYKSVTKKVVTDFVRNNIICRFGIPESIITDNGANLNSGLMHEICEKFKIIHRNSTPYRPQMNGAVEAANKNIKRILRKMIDNYKHWHESLSFALLGYRTTIRTSTGATPYLLVYGTEAVLPMEVEIPSLRIIQEAELSDAKWTQSRYEQLMLIDEKRMNAVCHGQLYQHRMVKAFNKKVRLRQFEPGQLVLKRIFPHQDEAKGKFAPNWQGPYMVHRVLTGGALILAEMDGKIWPKAINADAVKRYYI